In Candidatus Contubernalis alkalaceticus, the genomic window GAATTCGGCCTAAATATTGGAAATGAAGCAGTCTTCACCAAAGAAAAATATGGGAAGGATAGTCTCTTGGGTATGGATATGGTGCGTATCGCCCTGGAGAGATGCAGAACCAGTGAAGAAGCCCTAACCCTGATCATTGATCTGTTAAGTAAGTATGGCCAGGGGGGAAACTGCGGCTATGAAAAGCATTTTACCTATCATAACTCTTTCCTGATAGCAGATATAAATTCCGCGTGGGTCCTGGAAACCGCCGGGGAATACTGGGCCGCAGAGAAAGTTAAAAATGTTAAAAGCATTTCCAACTGCCTGACCATCGGTAGAGAATATGACCGGTGCCATCCCCACCTGGTAGAACATGCGGTGGACAAAGGATGGTGCAAGAATGAAAAAGATTTTCACTTCGCTGCGTGTTACGGAAATCCCTTAATTACTCGTTTTAGTGGATCTAAGCAGAGGTTAAGTGCCAGTAAAAACATCCTTGAAAAAGAAAAAGGCAGCATAAATGCTGACACCATGAAAAAAATTCTTCGGTCCCACGATGCCGGGACTGAAGGAAAACAATTTTCAAAACACTCTCTGAAAAGTATTTGCATGCATGGAGGTTTCCTGATAGGTGACCACACCACAGGCAGCTATATTGCTTCATTGAATGAAAAATTATGCACCTATCTGATAACCGGCAGCTCTACTCCCTGCCTGGCTGTCTTTAAACCCTTCTGGATGATCCAGGAAGATATATTCTCTTTCAATGAAAAAGAAGAAGAAGCCGCCATAGACTTCTGGAGAAAAAGAGAACTGCTTCACAGGTCAGTTCTTGAGAACAGAGTATCCAATCTTTTATCTTATTTAACTGAAAGAGATCTTTTAGAAAATAATATAAATGCCATGATTGTTTCCCTAGACTTAAACAAAATAAATGAAGACCAGCTGTTAAAAATTATGGATTTCGCCCTGACAAAAGAAGAGGCGCTTATAGATAAAGTTTTATGCTCTGCCTCCAATCAACCAGACAAAAACCAAGGAGGGGTTTTTTTCCGAAATTATTGGAAAAAACAAACCCAAAGCTTATACAAAATGAAAGGTAATTAATCCCCTAAGGAGTAATCCTTAAACAAGTTATTTTTTAATCGATTTACTTTTTATTTTCTGAGGTAAAACAACAGTAAGATAACCTGCAGCAAAACCAATCATCATGGAGAGTAAGATTATTATTACCTGAGGCATGCTTATCTTCCAGAACAGCAGATTTATTATTGTAACGTAGTTGTTCTGTACTAAAACAATTATAAACAATAAGACAAATATAAAAATAGCAATAAGTTTTGGTTTCATTTTTTATTCCTCCTAAATTTATATTTTTTCCATTATTTTTTTTAATTGATCGTCTGGCCTAAGGCCCAAATCCTTCCTCAGAATTCTTTCATACTCCCGGTAATGCTTCAATACACTGGCCCTTCTATTGGTCAGTATATACAGGTTAATGAGTGATTTTGATACTTTTTCATTGTATGGGTTTTTCTTAAATGCCTTTAATAAAAGCTCCTCCGCTGGAATAAATCTTTCGCTGCGTATATAAATCTCTGCCAGCTCTAAAACAATATTAAAATAATACTTCGATAATCTTTCCCGCTCCGCCTCAACCCATACTCCCCAGTAATCCCCCTCTAAATAATCACCTCTATATAGTGCTTCTGTTTGCTCCAACATTTCCAAATCCCTGTTCTCATTCCGTATGCTTTGAATGAACTGCGTTCTGTCTATCTCTATTTCACCTAATTTAAGTTTATATTTTCCTTCAATAGTAATGCGTTTTCTTTCAACTCCATAGTCCTGGAGTGTTTTTCTGATATAATAAATACAGTTGTGAAGTTGATGTACAGCTCTGTTAATAACGATATCTGTCCATAGTGCCTCTAAAATCTCATCTTTTGTTATTTCCAGGTCTGCATGTTGAAGCAGAAAAGCAAAAAGCTCTTTGGTCTTTCGTGAGCGAAACTTTATTGGCTCCTGTCCCTCCCATCCTGCCTCAAACCTTCCAAAGGTTATAATCTTAAATTTTTTTTCAGTACACTGCAGTTTTTCCCTGCAATTCTTACGAATAATCCTTTGTATGGTTTTGTCAAGTCGTTCTTTTGAAAAAGGCTTCATTATATAATCCAAGGCATGAAGCTCAAAAGCCTCTACTGCATACTGGTCATAAGCAGTAACAAAAATAATATCCGTCAAAGGACACAATTCAACTATTTTTGAAGCAATAACCACTTTACATATTGGTACATTGATATCCATAAAAACCGCCTGCGGCTTCAATAATTGTATATTTTTTATTACTTTTGGCGAATTTTTATAAATACCTACTATTTCAATTAAAGGATACTTCTGAAGCAAATATTCAAGCTTTCTCAGAGCAGGCTTTTCGTCATATATTAAGATTACTTTTATCACGTTTTTTTGATTCACCTCTTTACTACTTTCCAAAGGTATATAGTTATTTACAATTATGTCTTGGGGTCTATATTGTATGTCCATGCTCATTTTGAAAATTTTTATGTTCCTTTATGTTCCTCTTCATGAATTATTTAATTTTGATAAAATATTCTACAATTTCTAACATAATCCTTTTCTTTTCTTCAAATTAAATCAAATAAAAAACTTTGTTCCACATTATGTGAACAAAGCTGAAAAAGGATGTATAAACTAACATTATAATTAAAAAATCCAATAAATTACTTTAATACTGCAAATTCCAGGTTACTTTGTTTCAGGATTTCTATAATATCTGGTAGTGATTGTACCATTAAACTGTTTTCGTGTAATACATAAACTCCCCCAGAAGGTTCTGATTCTAGAAAATATTGAATCATATTATCCTTACCGTTTAATTTCCAGTCTTTTGGGTCACGGTTCCACATCATTACCTTCATTTGTTGATTTGCAATCTCTTCCAATAAGATATCATCCAACAATCCGTATGGAGGCCTAAAAAGTGTTATAGGAACTTCTGTAAGACTCGATAATAATGTATTAGTTTCAACTATTTCTTTTATTTTATCAACAGGCAATAAACTTGTAAGATTACTATGGCTCCAGGAATGATTTCCCACGGACATACCATTTGATACAGCATACTTAACATTTTCAGGATACATTGCAGAATTCTTTCCCAAAAAGAAAAATGTTGCACCTACCCCCTGTTCTACCAGGATATCAACAATATCTCGTGTGTACTTAGATGGCCCATCATCAAAGGTTAGCGCAACATATCCTTCCGGAACACAATATTCAAATCGCTTTTCCATTTCCAGATATACGAAATCATTCTTTTTTTCTCTAGTTGATGCCTTATTATCACCAACTACATCTGTTTTTGGATTTTCTGGTTGGTACTCTTCTAACTCATAGTCCACAGATACTCTTTCCGCAGTTGAAATGATTTCCTCTCCACTGACAGAGGAGCTGTTAAAATAATGTAAACCATCACTAGCATTAACTGAGTGTATGAAAAAGAAAATTGCTAATACTCCCGCCTGCATCAATATTTGAAGAGATTTGGAAACCATAATGTGACTGGTGCCATTTCTTTTTACCTTAGATATGTTGTTATTGACTGGAACATCTTTAGTTTCTTGAGGTACATTTTCTGGAATCTTGATTTCATTTATAGAAACAATTTGTTGAATATTTTGTATTCCTTGGAGTTTATAAAGTATATCATGAAATTCAGGGGAACATCTAAGATAATTGGACTCTCTTTTTTCTCCCATTATCTTAGTAATTGTAATAAAATGCTGCTGCCGAAATGGATCCCATCTACTGTATAAAGAAAGTCTATATCTACAATTCTGCTGAAATTTAACAACCTCATTTAGTTGTGTATAAGTTTGCTCATCTATACTGAGCTCAATAGGATAACAATCTTGTTGAAAGATTATACATCCAATGATTGACAAAGAAAAACTACTATTGCTTAAAGCCCGTATCTCTAACAGTTTTTCAAAAAAAAACTTATTTTCCTCTATTGAAAGCTGTTCAGTTTTCATAATTGCTTTTTTGACCTGGTATTTTCTCAAAGGACATTGACATTCGGTCTGTAAAATCATTTATCATACTTAACAAATATTTATTTTCTTTGCGAATATTTTCAAATGCTTTTGACAGATTATTGTTTTCCGACTCAAGTTGGATAATTGTTTCATCTCGTTTCTTCAGTTTCATTATTAGATTTAAACTTTCTTTTTCATATTGTTCTTTGTACTTTAAATATTTTTGCTGTTCAATATCAATAGTTTTATGTAGTTCCTTGATTTCATTAGACATATTTGATTGGTTTTCTCTAATTTCTTCCATTAAACTATCTATTTTAATATTTTTATCAGATATTTTTGATTCTAATAAGTTAATCTCTTTGCCTTTTTGTGCTAAAATTCCCTTAACTAAGGTGATTTCTTTATTAATTACTAAATTTTGATTCTGAGAATGCGAAAGCCGAACCTGGATTTCCTCTAAGTTTTGCTGGGTAAACTGCCGTGCACGTAATATTTGGTTTACGGCATTAACCAGGTCTAAATTTGCTTTATCCATATTATCATTTAAGGGAAAGCAGTTAAGAGAGTCTTCTTTCTTTTCATTTTCCTCCTCATGATCTTGATCGGATGAGACCGAGACTACATCTTCCTCTTTTGATTCCATTGATATTGGGTTCGAAATATTAACTTCATCTAAAACACCAATATTTCTTCCAATGTTTTTAATCTTTTCCATAATTTTAAGCGCCATTTCTTTCACCACCTAATAATTATTTACCTCCACTTAGCTTTTAAGAATTACCCTCTCTGGATAAAAACAATCGTTTGTAAAACAAAAGTTTATCAGATTGTTCTCCCAAATTTCTCCCAAAACTCCCCCCAAAACAGTAATAGCGACAAAAAATGCAAAACTATTGGTTTGTATCTACCGACATTTCATATTTTTTTTTCACAAATCCTATTTCATTATTGTATAAAACTGCCCTTACTGAAAAAACTAAATGCAAATAACAAGGGATAGGATGTGTTAACTTTGACAGTACAACTTACGCAAAAGGAGAAACTACTTTTACAAGACCAAAAAACCCACGAAGAAATATGTATACAAAAGTATAAAAGTTATGCCAACCAGGCTTCAGACCCTCAATTAAAACAACTATTTAACTCTTATGCTCAGCAAGAACAGCAGCACTTAGACACAGTAAACCAAATGCTCAAGGGACAGGTTCCTGACGTGAATCAGCAGCAGAACCAAATAGAAGGGCAGCAGCAAAACCAGCCGCAAGAACATCAAATAGACCCCACTATGAACAAATCTGATAGACAGAAAGATGCTGCCCTTTGTAACGACTTACTTATGACCGAAAAATATGTATCAGATACTTACAATACTGCTATCTTTGAGTTTCAAGACACCAAGATGCGTCAGGCTCTTAATCATATTCAAAAGGAAGAACAACAGCATGGGGAGGGTATTTCTAATTACATGATAAACAATGGAATGTACGATCCTCAATAAGTAAGGGGAACAAATTTTTGTTCCCCTTACCTTTGCGGTTATGGATTTTTCCTTTTTAGGCACGTCAACTAAAGAAAAAAATAAAGGACCCTTTTTACATTATGTAAAGGGTCCTTTATTAAAATTAATTCCGGCGAAGACCTACTCTCTCGGGGACTCGCGTCCCAAGTACCATCGGCGCTGGAGGGCTTAACTTCCGTGTTCGAGATGGGAACGGGTGTGGCCCCTCCGCTATCTTCACCAGAAAAGGTTGTCTTTGAATAAATTTCGTTCACACGATTTTGTAATGGAACTAATGTTTACCTTATAGAGAGCTCGTCAGTGGAATGAATCCGTGTTCACACGATTTTCAATCGAACTGTTCACACAGATTCATTCCACTGACTTGCAGCTTATAAGGAATCTGTACTTACTTCTGATTTTTAAATCGAACTGTTCACTTGATTCTTCCGCAGACTTGCAGCTTAAACAATATGACTTTGATAGTAATGCTCATGTCTGAATTTCGGGGACAGTTTACTTAATTACTGAATTTCGGGGACAGTTTACTTAATTATTTGGGAATTTCGGAGAAATTTCGGGGACAGCTTACGATTACAGAAGTGAAAAGCCCAGAATTCCTTCCATAAGGCAAACAAGTTTTTATAGTAAGAGCTCTGGCTGAAACGTAAACAGCGAAAATAAAAAAAGAACCCTTACGTAATTGTAAGGATCCTCTTTTTAAAATTAATTCCGGCGAAGACCTACTCTCCCGGGGACTCGCGTCCCAAGTACCATCGGCGCTGGAGGGCTTAACTTCCGTGTTCGAGATGGGAACGGGTGTGGCCCCTCCGCTATCTTCACCAGAAAAGGTTGTCTTTGAATAAATTCCGTTCACACGATTTTCAATCGAATTGTTCACGATAATTTATTCTGCAGACTTAATATATTGAAAGAGTTGTTCTCTCAAAACTGTACAGCGGAAACAAATTTTTTAAAGGTCAAGTCCTCGACCTATTAGTACCGGTCCGCTGAAAGCATTACTGCTCTTACACTTCCGGCCTATCAACCAGGTCTTCTTCCTGGGGTCTTATTCCTTTTACGGATGGGAAACCTTATCTTGGAGAAGGCTTCGCGCTTAGATGCTTTCAGCGCTTATCCCTCCCGGACTTGGCTACTCAGCTATGCCCTTGGCAGAACAACTGATACACCAGCGGTCCGTCCATCCCGGTCCTCTCGTACTAGGGACAGACCTCCTCAAGTTTCCTACGCCCACGACAGATAGGGACCGAACTGTCTCACGACGTTCTGAACCCAGCTCACGTACCGCTTTAATGGGCGAACAGCCCAACCCTTGGGACCTACTACAGCCCCAGGATGCGATGAGCCGACATCGAGGTGCCAAACCTCCCCGTCGATGTGGACTCTTGGGGGAGATAAGCCTGTTATCCCCGGGGTAGCTTTTATCCGTTGAGCGATGGCCCTACCACTAAGAACCACCGGATCACTAAGCCCGACTTTCGTCCCTGTTCGACCCGTCGGTCTCACAGTTAAGCTCCCTTATGCCTTTATACTCTACGCGCGATTCCCAACCGCGCTGAGGGAACCTTTGGACGCCTCCGTTACATTTTGGGAGGCGACCGCCCCAGTCAAACTGCCCGCCTGACACTGTCCCTAGACCGGATTCACGGCCAAAGGTTAGAATTCCAATACTGAAAGGGTGGTATCCCAACAGTGGCTCCATGCAGGCTGGCGCCCACATATCGATGCCTCCCACCTATCCTGTACATCCAGTACCAAAATCCAATATCAGGTTGCAGTAAAGCTCCACGGGGTCTTTCCGTCTTGTCGTGGGTAACCTGTATCTTCACAGGTATTACAATTTCACCGGGTCCCTTGTTGAGACAGCGCCCAAGTCGTTACGCCTTTCGTGCGGGTCGGAACTTACCCGACAAGGAATTTCGCTACCTTAGGACCGTTATAGTTACGGCCGCCGTTTACTGGGGCTTGAGTTCAGAGCTTCGCAAGTTCCGAAAAACTCACTAACCCTTCCCCTTAACCTTCCAGCACCGGGCAGGCGTCAGCCCCTATACTTCGTCTTACGACTTAGCAGAGACCTGTGTTTTTGGTAAACAGTCGCTTGGGCCTATTCTCTGCGACCCCTTCAGGCTAAAGGAGCAAGTCCTCTCACCCTAATGGGGCACCCCTTCTCCCTAAGTTACGGGGTTAGTTTGCCGAGTTCCTTAACAAGGGTTCTCCCGCGCGCCTTAGGATCCTCTCCTCGCCTACCTGTGTCGGTTTGCGGTACGGGCACCTTTTATCCTGACTAG contains:
- a CDS encoding polysaccharide deacetylase family protein — protein: MKTEQLSIEENKFFFEKLLEIRALSNSSFSLSIIGCIIFQQDCYPIELSIDEQTYTQLNEVVKFQQNCRYRLSLYSRWDPFRQQHFITITKIMGEKRESNYLRCSPEFHDILYKLQGIQNIQQIVSINEIKIPENVPQETKDVPVNNNISKVKRNGTSHIMVSKSLQILMQAGVLAIFFFIHSVNASDGLHYFNSSSVSGEEIISTAERVSVDYELEEYQPENPKTDVVGDNKASTREKKNDFVYLEMEKRFEYCVPEGYVALTFDDGPSKYTRDIVDILVEQGVGATFFFLGKNSAMYPENVKYAVSNGMSVGNHSWSHSNLTSLLPVDKIKEIVETNTLLSSLTEVPITLFRPPYGLLDDILLEEIANQQMKVMMWNRDPKDWKLNGKDNMIQYFLESEPSGGVYVLHENSLMVQSLPDIIEILKQSNLEFAVLK
- a CDS encoding spore coat protein; the encoded protein is MTVQLTQKEKLLLQDQKTHEEICIQKYKSYANQASDPQLKQLFNSYAQQEQQHLDTVNQMLKGQVPDVNQQQNQIEGQQQNQPQEHQIDPTMNKSDRQKDAALCNDLLMTEKYVSDTYNTAIFEFQDTKMRQALNHIQKEEQQHGEGISNYMINNGMYDPQ
- a CDS encoding BTAD domain-containing putative transcriptional regulator, with the translated sequence MIKVILIYDEKPALRKLEYLLQKYPLIEIVGIYKNSPKVIKNIQLLKPQAVFMDINVPICKVVIASKIVELCPLTDIIFVTAYDQYAVEAFELHALDYIMKPFSKERLDKTIQRIIRKNCREKLQCTEKKFKIITFGRFEAGWEGQEPIKFRSRKTKELFAFLLQHADLEITKDEILEALWTDIVINRAVHQLHNCIYYIRKTLQDYGVERKRITIEGKYKLKLGEIEIDRTQFIQSIRNENRDLEMLEQTEALYRGDYLEGDYWGVWVEAERERLSKYYFNIVLELAEIYIRSERFIPAEELLLKAFKKNPYNEKVSKSLINLYILTNRRASVLKHYREYERILRKDLGLRPDDQLKKIMEKI
- a CDS encoding C69 family dipeptidase, with amino-acid sequence MCDTMVALGNSTTDGSVIFAKNSDRQPNEPLIMIRIPRKHYNQGAKVRCTYIEIDQAEETYEVMLLKPSWMWGCEMGCNEFGLNIGNEAVFTKEKYGKDSLLGMDMVRIALERCRTSEEALTLIIDLLSKYGQGGNCGYEKHFTYHNSFLIADINSAWVLETAGEYWAAEKVKNVKSISNCLTIGREYDRCHPHLVEHAVDKGWCKNEKDFHFAACYGNPLITRFSGSKQRLSASKNILEKEKGSINADTMKKILRSHDAGTEGKQFSKHSLKSICMHGGFLIGDHTTGSYIASLNEKLCTYLITGSSTPCLAVFKPFWMIQEDIFSFNEKEEEAAIDFWRKRELLHRSVLENRVSNLLSYLTERDLLENNINAMIVSLDLNKINEDQLLKIMDFALTKEEALIDKVLCSASNQPDKNQGGVFFRNYWKKQTQSLYKMKGN
- a CDS encoding lipopolysaccharide assembly protein LapA domain-containing protein, which codes for MKPKLIAIFIFVLLFIIVLVQNNYVTIINLLFWKISMPQVIIILLSMMIGFAAGYLTVVLPQKIKSKSIKK
- a CDS encoding coiled-coil domain-containing protein translates to MVKEMALKIMEKIKNIGRNIGVLDEVNISNPISMESKEEDVVSVSSDQDHEEENEKKEDSLNCFPLNDNMDKANLDLVNAVNQILRARQFTQQNLEEIQVRLSHSQNQNLVINKEITLVKGILAQKGKEINLLESKISDKNIKIDSLMEEIRENQSNMSNEIKELHKTIDIEQQKYLKYKEQYEKESLNLIMKLKKRDETIIQLESENNNLSKAFENIRKENKYLLSMINDFTDRMSMSFEKIPGQKSNYEN